In one Inquilinus sp. Marseille-Q2685 genomic region, the following are encoded:
- a CDS encoding CinA family protein — translation MIGDADLTLAAQVLDACRARGLTLATAESCTGGLVAAALTAIAGSSDVVERGFVTYSNAAKAELLGVPTRLIADKGAVSAEVAAAMAGGALIRARVGLAVSITGIAGPGGATPGKPVGLVHFGLARQGAGTRTERRVFAGDRAAVRAQALRLALELLLAGAQAAKTASPHAG, via the coding sequence ATGATCGGCGACGCGGATCTCACCCTGGCCGCGCAGGTGCTGGACGCCTGCCGGGCCCGGGGGCTGACGCTGGCGACGGCGGAGAGCTGCACCGGCGGGCTGGTGGCGGCGGCGCTGACCGCGATCGCCGGCTCCTCCGACGTGGTCGAGCGCGGCTTCGTCACCTATTCCAACGCGGCGAAGGCCGAGCTGCTGGGTGTGCCGACGCGGCTGATCGCCGACAAGGGCGCGGTCAGCGCCGAGGTCGCGGCGGCGATGGCCGGGGGCGCGCTGATCCGCGCCCGGGTCGGCCTCGCCGTCTCCATTACCGGCATCGCCGGGCCGGGCGGCGCCACCCCGGGCAAGCCGGTGGGGCTGGTGCATTTCGGCTTGGCCCGGCAGGGTGCTGGGACGCGCACGGAACGGCGCGTCTTCGCCGGTGACCGGGCCGCGGTCCGGGCCCAGGCGCTGCGGCTGGCGCTGGAGCTGCTGCTGGCCGGCGCGCAAGCTGCAAAAACCGCATCCCCCCACGCCGGCTGA
- a CDS encoding alpha/beta fold hydrolase: MPVRLNSASSLWPFLAFGALLLFAFPASAAPGFESARCVFAVPRGERATCGFVAVPAHREGARGRSIRLYVAVLHSQAPSPLPDPVIFLNGGPGDAAFGDDADTWWQISRPIRESRDFIVFDQRGVGQSRPSLDCPELDRIAERNWKPGMGRAEVLALERPAALRCHDRLTRSGIDLSAYTTAEAAADVDDVAAALNYESYNLIGVSYGTRVALAVMRDFPDRVRSAVLDSVYPPGIFDLDTQPALIARVFRRLFGECRSSPDCDNAYPLLEARFDGMLAQLRSQPETVRQGRRTVRADDGIVLDALYATFYDPTVLPELPDLIDKVARGDLAALAPWIGPVFSGGPNRSDGLALSVACSESWPFATRDALAASVAASEPYGDNAAYALEWQVCDSWHVPPISAVDAVAVSSTTPSLLLAGSFDPITPPEYAYIAARTLTNGRVVEFRAGSHSILTTESCAPELVARFIEMPASPLDSLCADRTLAPRFTAAGLADQPSAAAAGTEARSP, from the coding sequence GTGCCAGTGCGTCTGAACTCGGCCTCGAGCCTCTGGCCCTTTCTCGCCTTCGGCGCCCTGCTCCTGTTCGCCTTTCCGGCTTCCGCGGCCCCCGGCTTCGAGAGCGCGCGCTGCGTCTTCGCCGTGCCGCGCGGCGAGCGGGCGACCTGCGGCTTCGTCGCCGTGCCGGCGCATCGCGAGGGCGCGCGCGGCCGCAGCATCCGCCTCTATGTCGCGGTGCTGCACAGCCAGGCCCCGTCGCCGCTGCCGGACCCGGTGATCTTCCTTAACGGCGGCCCCGGCGACGCCGCCTTCGGCGACGATGCCGACACCTGGTGGCAGATCAGCCGCCCGATCCGGGAGTCGCGCGACTTCATCGTCTTCGACCAGCGCGGCGTCGGCCAGTCGCGGCCCAGCCTGGACTGCCCGGAGCTGGACCGCATCGCCGAGCGGAACTGGAAGCCGGGGATGGGCCGGGCCGAGGTTCTGGCGCTGGAGCGGCCGGCGGCGCTGCGCTGCCACGACCGCCTGACCCGGTCCGGCATCGACCTGTCGGCCTACACCACAGCCGAGGCCGCGGCCGATGTCGACGACGTCGCCGCCGCGCTGAACTACGAGAGCTACAACCTGATCGGCGTCTCCTACGGCACCCGGGTGGCGCTGGCGGTGATGCGCGACTTCCCCGACCGGGTTCGCAGCGCGGTGCTGGACAGCGTCTATCCGCCGGGGATCTTCGACCTCGACACCCAGCCGGCGCTGATCGCCCGCGTGTTCCGCCGGCTGTTCGGCGAGTGCAGGTCCAGCCCCGATTGCGACAACGCCTATCCGCTGCTGGAAGCGCGCTTCGACGGCATGCTGGCGCAGCTGCGGTCCCAGCCGGAGACGGTGCGCCAGGGCCGGCGCACCGTCCGGGCCGATGACGGGATCGTGCTCGACGCGCTCTACGCCACCTTCTACGATCCCACCGTCCTTCCGGAGCTGCCGGACCTGATCGACAAGGTGGCGCGCGGCGACCTCGCCGCCCTCGCCCCCTGGATCGGCCCGGTGTTCAGCGGCGGGCCGAACCGGTCCGACGGGCTGGCGCTGAGCGTCGCCTGCAGCGAGAGCTGGCCCTTCGCCACCCGCGACGCGCTGGCGGCGTCGGTGGCCGCCTCCGAGCCCTATGGCGACAACGCCGCCTATGCGCTGGAGTGGCAGGTCTGCGATTCCTGGCACGTGCCGCCGATCTCGGCGGTGGATGCGGTGGCGGTGTCGAGCACCACGCCGAGCCTGCTGCTGGCCGGCAGCTTCGACCCGATCACCCCGCCCGAATACGCCTATATCGCGGCGCGGACCCTGACCAATGGCCGGGTGGTGGAGTTCCGGGCCGGCAGCCATTCGATCCTGACCACCGAGAGCTGCGCGCCGGAGCTGGTGGCCCGCTTCATCGAGATGCCGGCGTCGCCGCTGGATTCGTTGTGCGCCGACCGCACCCTGGCGCCGCGCTTCACCGCGGCCGGGCTGGCGGATCAGCCCTCGGCCGCCGCCGCGGGCACCGAGGCGCGGTCGCCGTAG
- a CDS encoding type II toxin-antitoxin system RatA family toxin has protein sequence MPSHTERRVLPFTPQQLYELVADIEAYPSFLPWCLAARIRKREGNVLLADLVIGFKMIRERYTSRVTLTPGRQIDVSYVDGPMKRLTNCWRFLPHPAGCEIDFHVDFEFRSRVLQTLIGAVFHEAFRRMVAAFEARARALYGDRASVPAAAAEG, from the coding sequence ATGCCGTCACACACCGAACGCCGCGTCCTGCCCTTCACCCCGCAGCAGCTCTATGAGCTGGTGGCGGATATCGAGGCCTATCCAAGCTTCCTGCCCTGGTGCCTCGCCGCGCGCATCCGCAAGCGCGAGGGCAATGTGCTGCTGGCCGACCTCGTCATCGGCTTCAAGATGATCCGCGAGCGCTACACCAGCCGCGTCACACTGACGCCTGGCCGGCAGATCGACGTCTCCTACGTCGACGGGCCGATGAAGCGGCTGACCAATTGCTGGCGCTTCCTGCCGCATCCCGCCGGCTGCGAGATCGACTTCCATGTCGATTTCGAGTTCCGCTCGCGGGTGCTGCAGACCCTGATCGGCGCGGTGTTCCACGAGGCCTTCCGCCGCATGGTCGCCGCCTTCGAGGCCCGGGCCCGGGCGCTCTACGGCGACCGCGCCTCGGTGCCCGCGGCGGCGGCCGAGGGCTGA
- the lipA gene encoding lipoyl synthase has product MSAVEPHLRHPEKAHRPDNPVPRKPAWIRVKAPVSAEYHETRRLMRDLKLNTVCEEAACPNIGECWAKGHATVMILGSICTRACAFCNIATGRPDQLDPHEPQHVAEACGRLGLSHIVITSVDRDDLDDGGARHFAETIRAVRAASPDTTIEILTPDFKNKPGAVEIVVEARPDVFNHNLETAPRLYPSIRPGARYFTSLQLLSRVKELDPTIFTKSGIMVGLGETAEEVGQVMDDLRAADVDFMTIGQYLQPTPKHARLDRFVTPEEFQSYERIGRGKGFLMISASPLTRSSYHAGADFEKLKAARLAKLAAASGSIDLVALARGA; this is encoded by the coding sequence ATGTCCGCTGTAGAGCCCCATCTCCGCCACCCCGAGAAGGCCCATCGCCCGGACAATCCGGTGCCGCGCAAGCCGGCCTGGATCCGGGTCAAGGCGCCGGTCTCGGCCGAGTATCACGAGACCCGCCGGCTGATGCGGGACCTCAAGCTGAACACGGTGTGCGAGGAGGCGGCCTGCCCCAATATCGGCGAGTGCTGGGCCAAAGGCCATGCCACGGTGATGATCCTGGGCTCGATCTGCACCCGGGCCTGCGCCTTCTGCAACATCGCCACCGGCCGGCCCGACCAGCTCGATCCGCATGAGCCGCAGCACGTCGCCGAGGCGTGCGGCCGCCTCGGGCTGAGCCACATCGTCATCACCTCGGTCGACCGCGACGATCTGGACGACGGCGGCGCCCGGCATTTCGCCGAGACCATCCGCGCGGTCCGCGCCGCGTCCCCGGACACGACCATCGAGATCCTCACTCCCGACTTCAAGAACAAGCCGGGAGCCGTTGAGATCGTTGTCGAAGCGCGCCCGGACGTCTTCAACCACAATCTCGAGACCGCGCCCCGGCTGTATCCCTCGATCCGGCCCGGCGCCCGCTATTTCACCTCGCTGCAGCTGCTGTCGCGGGTGAAGGAGCTGGACCCGACCATCTTCACCAAGTCCGGCATCATGGTGGGCCTGGGCGAGACGGCGGAGGAGGTGGGGCAGGTGATGGACGACCTGCGCGCCGCCGATGTCGACTTCATGACCATCGGCCAGTACCTGCAGCCGACGCCGAAGCACGCCAGGCTGGACCGCTTCGTCACGCCTGAGGAGTTCCAGAGCTATGAGCGGATCGGGCGGGGCAAGGGCTTCCTGATGATCTCGGCCTCGCCGCTGACCCGGTCCTCCTATCACGCCGGCGCCGATTTCGAGAAGCTGAAGGCCGCCCGCCTGGCCAAGCTGGCGGCAGCGTCTGGATCGATCGACTTGGTCGCTCTGGCTCGGGGCGCCTGA
- the lpdA gene encoding dihydrolipoyl dehydrogenase, producing the protein MADTSFDVLVIGGGPGGYVAAIRAAQLGLKTGLVEREHLGGICLNWGCIPTKALLRSSEISHLLKHLDQYGFSAKDIRFDLKKVVERSRKVASQLSGGVKHLLKKNKVPVFDGTGKLLGGGKVEVTLKAGGKETLAAKHIIIATGARARNLPGLEADGKLIWSYKEAMVPPTMPKSLLVIGSGAIGIEFASFYRNMGAEVTVVEMLDRVLPVEDEEISAFAKKQFEKQGMRILVGAKTQKLEKGADSVTATIEVGGKTETITTDRVILAIGIDGNVENIGLENTKVKVDRGHIVVGPYLETDEPGVYAIGDVAGAPWLAHKASHEGVICVEKIAGQHPHPMTVTNIPGCTYCTPQVASVGLTEAKAKAAGYEVKVGRFPYIGNGKAIALGEPEGMVKTVFDAKTGELLGAHMVGAEVTELIQGYVVAKTGELTEAELMHTIFPHPTLSEMMHESVLDAYGRAIHY; encoded by the coding sequence GTGGCTGATACCAGCTTCGACGTCCTGGTGATCGGCGGCGGCCCGGGCGGCTATGTCGCCGCGATCCGCGCCGCCCAGTTGGGGCTGAAGACCGGGTTGGTCGAGCGCGAGCATCTGGGCGGCATCTGCCTGAACTGGGGCTGCATCCCGACCAAGGCGCTGCTGCGCTCCTCCGAGATCTCGCACCTGCTGAAGCATCTCGACCAATATGGCTTTTCGGCCAAGGACATCAGATTCGATCTTAAGAAAGTGGTCGAACGATCGCGCAAGGTGGCTTCGCAGCTGTCCGGCGGCGTCAAGCACCTCTTGAAGAAGAACAAGGTGCCGGTGTTCGACGGCACCGGAAAGCTGCTCGGCGGCGGCAAGGTCGAGGTGACGCTGAAGGCCGGCGGCAAGGAGACGCTCGCGGCCAAGCACATCATCATCGCCACCGGCGCCCGGGCGCGAAACCTGCCGGGGCTGGAGGCCGACGGCAAGCTGATCTGGAGCTACAAGGAGGCGATGGTTCCGCCGACCATGCCGAAATCGCTGCTGGTCATCGGCTCCGGTGCCATCGGCATCGAATTCGCTAGCTTCTACCGCAACATGGGCGCCGAGGTGACCGTGGTCGAGATGCTCGACCGCGTGCTGCCGGTTGAGGACGAGGAGATCTCGGCCTTCGCCAAGAAGCAGTTCGAGAAGCAGGGCATGCGCATCCTGGTCGGCGCCAAGACCCAGAAGCTGGAGAAGGGTGCCGACAGCGTCACCGCCACCATCGAGGTCGGCGGCAAGACCGAGACCATCACCACCGACCGGGTGATCCTGGCGATCGGCATCGACGGCAATGTCGAGAACATCGGCCTCGAGAACACCAAGGTAAAGGTCGACCGCGGCCATATCGTGGTCGGCCCGTATCTCGAGACCGACGAGCCCGGCGTCTACGCCATCGGCGACGTCGCCGGCGCGCCCTGGCTGGCGCACAAGGCCAGCCACGAGGGCGTGATCTGCGTCGAGAAGATCGCCGGCCAGCACCCGCACCCGATGACCGTGACCAACATCCCGGGCTGCACCTACTGCACGCCGCAGGTGGCGTCGGTCGGGCTGACCGAGGCGAAGGCCAAGGCGGCGGGATACGAGGTCAAGGTCGGCCGCTTCCCCTATATCGGCAACGGCAAGGCGATCGCGCTGGGCGAGCCCGAGGGCATGGTCAAGACCGTGTTCGACGCCAAGACCGGCGAGCTGTTGGGCGCCCACATGGTCGGCGCCGAGGTCACCGAGCTGATCCAGGGCTACGTCGTCGCCAAGACCGGCGAGCTGACCGAGGCGGAGCTGATGCACACCATCTTCCCGCATCCGACGCTCAGCGAGATGATGCATGAGAGCGTCCTGGACGCCTACGGCCGCGCAATCCACTATTGA